Below is a genomic region from Saccharomyces eubayanus strain FM1318 chromosome XV, whole genome shotgun sequence.
AAACGAAAAAGGATAAACAAAATCCGAATAGAATCGAAAAGGAGAAATACTGTGAACAGGATTGCTGCTCACATGAATCAGAATGTTCTCTCGAAGGTTTATTCCAGTTGCACAATCTACTAAGCAGAACATTGGCAAATATGTGCGAAAAGATGCTAGATTCACTTTGTTGACATACAATATGCTCTCACCGTCATATATGTGGCCGCAAGTCTATACTTATGTTGCGGAGCGGTATAAAAACTGGAATTATAGGCACAAACTGCTAGAGAAGGAGCTTCTAACTACTTTTAAGGCAGATATTATGTGCCTGCAAGAAATGACTACGGGGGATTACGAAAACTATTGGCGCAATTCCATTGGAGTTGATATCAATTACGGGTCCAAGTTCATCTCCAAGACCCCACCCAAGTATTGGGAGAAACCGATCAAAGATATGGATGGTGTATCCATTTTTTATAAccttgaaaaattcgaCTATATTTCATCGTCAGGGATTTACTTGAATCAATTACTAAATGTTTTTAATGAACGTGAATTGAAATACTTGTACAATAAAAAGGTGACTTTAACAGACGGCGCTTCTAATGTTATTGGCGAAGACAGTTTATTGGATGTTTTGAAGGGCAAGAATCAGGTATGCTTATTCGTATCCTTGAAACATAAGGAATCGAATACCATATTTGTCGTTTTAAATACTCACCTGTATTGGAAATATGACGAAGTAAAGCTGACACAATGTATGATCATAATGAGAGAACTgtcaaaaataatcaagCAACTTCTTCCAGGTGATGCAGATGCTCAAGAGAAAGTGAAGATTTTATTCACTGGTGATTTAAATTCTACAAGAGATTCATTAgttgttaattttttgcaGGGCCAGATAGTTAATCATGGAGATCTTAATCTTGTTAACCCAATGAGACCGTATTTGGACCGTTGTGTTTATGACGACATACCAAGTGACTATTTCGTGCATACGTGCTATTCAGGGAAATTGAAGGGTATTTTTGATTATGTCTGGTATCACGACTCAGACTTCTTATTAACTAAGATTTTAACCGGTAACGAAGTTTCAGATGAATTGTTAGCATCAAGTCAATTAGGCCTACCCAATGAAAACCATCCCAGTGATCATATACCCCTACTAACAGAATTCAAGATACTATGAGAGTTCTcgtgtttttcttcctttcttatcttctttttctttttatttctcttaCACCTTGTTACCGTatttcaatcttttcaatattcttttcagtgTTGTTGTATTCTTTAAGTAATATTTCGAACATAACCTATAGCCAGGatatgaatatatttatagAACTCTTTAATGCGCATGATTTTTCAGTATGTGTATTTATAGGACTATGTTAAAAATGCCAGTGCatataaatacatatacatatatatatatatagggagatacaaaaaaagaagcaaataaTATGATAATATACAGTCTATTTTAAGAAAACTCTTATTGTGTGAAAGTTGATGAAAGctatttctttgttttttcagCTTGGGCTTTCTTGAATGCTATCGATCTCTGCGTCACTCTACCTGTAGGAGATCTTtgtttcctcttctttaaGTGGGTGGAGCCTTCGCCCTTTTTGGCTCTTTGACCTTCGATGGTAATTTCCTGGCCCAAAGTTGCCCTGTCGGCCTTACCTAAAACCTTCTTGGCTCTACCAGCTTTGGTTCTTTGTGAATCAGTTAAACCATTTTTATCTAAGCCAGCTCCAACAGTGGTACCTCTTTTCATGTTTTTACATCTGGAAACACGCAACTTTCTTGCCTTCTTGGctggtttttttgaatcttcgtcttcttgcTTTTGAGACTTCATAGGTTTTTCGTTCAACAAAAGAGCTTTGTTAACACTTTGCAAGTCCTTAAACTGTACATAAGCAAACCCTTTACCCACATTTGTCTTTGAATCTCTGATGATACGGACGTATTCAATATCACCACATGATTCGAAGTGTTTCCAAAGactttcttcaatttcttcaaaatccaaATTACCTACAAAGATAGAGCGCTTGTTGTCATGAGGAGCTGGATGTGCAACAGCGTCGACTCTTAAATGATGATCTTGTAAAAGGGTACCGTTTAAGTTCGAGCAAATTTGTCTTACAGCTGACTTGTTCTTATATACGATGTAAGCGTTTACGGTGTCTCTTGACTTGTGGAATTTTTGTTGGACAAACGCAACCTTTCTGGGAAGAGCTTCATCAAAGGAAATGGATCTAAATCTTATACTTTCAATGGCAAATGGGTTAGAGCTTTCCTTCTTGgcatcttctttttcgtcATCGTTATCGGATTCTTCAGTTTCGACAGCTGGACTTGTACCGAAAAGTTTCTTAAATTCTTTATAGACTTTTTTGGATGTAATAACAGTACTTAGTATATTACCAATAAAAACAGTTCTTTCtgctttttccaattcatcttctttgaaatctaCCTTCTTGGCTGCTGATGCATTTGGTGTGGTTAGGTCATTGgattttgttgttgatgcTGCTTTATCGCCGCTGACTGTTTTAGCTTTATCATCCTTGGATTCTTCGTTTAGTAATTTGGCATAGTAACGGGCCTCTAAAccttcgtcttcgtcactgtttttagtttttttgaCCTTTTTTGGCTTTGGAAGGGTGGCATCTTCAGTTTGTTCCTCGACAACTTCTGCGTCCTTGTTTTCTACCTTCTCCTGGCTGGTTTCGGTGGAtctttctctcttcttGGAATCAGGAAGAACAGTACGGGTTTTACTCTTGACCTGTATTTTATTGATAGGACCACAAGATGAACTGAATAGTTTATCCACGGCGGattctacttttttctcGTCAACTTTACCGAAAAGATTATCAATTGCAGACGACATATTTTCACGTTCAATCTTAGTGTAATGGTAGTCTGTAGGATAATATTTAACCGTTTTATCAACGAAATGTCTTGAATTACTGAAAGCTACATATAACAGTTTAAGACTAAAGgaagaaagtgaaaaaattgcgATGAgcatgaaaaaatttcggGTTTCGTTTTACGTGACATATATAACAATAATTAGATGACCTTTATTCATCATTgtacatgtatatatttatataaacACCAAAGAAGGTACTCTCTGATCAGTAAATGGCAATGCTTCATTGATACAAACTCTGAGAGAAAAAGCTTCGCACTTCTTGAGATACATGCATATATTTCATATGATACATAATCAGAACAGATAGTATAAAGACAGAACCCAGGTAGGTAACAGTGTAAGGAACAAGTTCCATTTATTGTTTCCGGTGTGCTCTGTTCAATCCATAtagaaaacaaacaaatataatataatagattataataataataataccaataaacaaaaattttctttcctaaTACCTAGACActatatatgaaaaaagaagatacaAGGGCGGTTGCGATTCTGTTATTAGGGAGCTTATTTCAATGGGGTGAAACGGGAAGTAGTAGCACCGGCTCTACCGTGTCTGACTGGGGTGTAAGTGATGGAGAATTCACCCAAGTAGTGACCCAACATTTCTGGTCTGATTTCAACTTGGTTGAAAGACTTACCGTTGTAGATACCGACGACGGAACCAATCATTTCTGGAACAATGATCATGTTTCTCATGTGAGTTCTAACTGGGGTTGGCTTTTCACTTTCTGGAGCAGCCAACTTAGCAGCtctcaatttcttcatgaAACCGGCTGGCTTGGAAGTCATACCACGGgcaaatcttcttctaacTCTAGCTGGAGCCAACTTGACGAAATCTTCAGTGGACATTTCTaacaatttttccaaatcgaCACCTCTGTAGGAGTGGGTCTTGAAAACTCTCTTCTTGACGTTAGCAGCTTGAGACATGATCGGTCGTAATTATCTTGTTGTATACTTGGTTCGTGTTATTCTACAAAGTAAGGAATAGCACtaataaatacaaaaacgaaattcaagaacaaataaaaaaaagagactGTAGTATAATATGAAACTCTGTACTAAGAGATCGAAACCGAATAAATGGATTTCGCATAAGACGGGCCAAGCAAGCGATTGCCCATTCCCATGGGCAAGCAGTTTCAGAGAGCCATTACGAGTGAGTCGGACGGGGACGTCCGGGGGGAAGCCTCCAACGGAGCTAGACGGATGCTCCTTCTGGACGCTCCAGGCTCGCTCTGGGCAAACCCCCCCGAAACAAATCCCAGGACTGCACGCCCATACACAACAAGCCAAATATATGCGGGGTGTACGGATGAAAAGATGCTCAACCGCATGGAAAACTCGGGAAACTGTCACCAATCCGCGAGAGCCAGTGGGAAGGCTAAGGGCTGATTGGGCTGGGCTGCTTGTGAGACGCGCGAAGCTTGCAACATTTTTTGCACGGCACAGTGAGTTGTTAGTACCGCTTGAAGTTTGGTTAACCTAGTATTGAGGATCCGAGATTTAATAGTTATTAGTTTTGGAGTTGCTAATTCAGTTCTATTTCGGGTTTATTTGTTCGaatttttggttattttgGAAGTTTATACACAACAACAGAACCaattatacaaaaaatgaagtaCTTAGCTGCTTACCTATTATTGAACGCTGCTGGCAACACTCCAGATGCCACCAAGATCAAGGCCGTTTTGGAATCCGTCGGTATTGAAATCGAAGACGAAAAGGTCTCCTCCGTCTTGTCCGCTTTGGAAGGTAAGTCTGTTGACGAATTAGTTACTGAAGGTAACGAAAAGTTGGCTGCTGTTCCAGCTGCTGGCCCAGCCTCTGCTGGTGGCGCTGCTGCTGCCTCCGGtgatgctgctgctgaagaagacaaggaagaagaagccgCTGAAGAATCCGATGACGACATGGGTTTCGGTTTATTCGATTAAGCTTGTTTAAAGATCTGCAAGCTCCCTACACCATCTATTGGAAGCTGTAGCGGGAAGGATGCAAACACAAAGCATTTTCTCTCCCTGTAGCGACCatgctctttttttctaacCCTCTTCAAGTTTAAATCCATGATTTAATATCTATctatacatataaatattatataatagtGGTTTAATGCattgtttcaaaaaactaGATCCTTTATACCGCCCACGTGCCCCAGCTCACGCAAGAACACACGCTACCGTGCATGACCGTTAAGATCTTTGCTGTTACATCTCTCGGAATTGTATATCGTATTTTTCACTCGAGGATAGAAAGTGCTATAGCCGCTTCTCAGAGATATACATTTCTTGCTTTCAAGCACGAGCCAGGGAAAACATGGCTCCTAGagaagagttttttttatgatgAGTGTTGAAAACCTACTCATCCCAATTGTTCCGCTAACACAGTGGTACCGATCAGATGTGGTCTGTGGCATGGCCAATTGATATGGCCTGCTTCTCTTATATATTGGAGCCGCCGGTAATATATGCCCGTCCGGGCAACTGAGTGTCTAAGTCTAATTTTCGAAGATTCTTTTGCCACCGGAAGGGAACGAAAAGACACCATATATAGATGGTAGCAGAAGCTCCGATTCAGCGCCTATAAGCACCTCAGGACCAGTTGCACACACACAATTACATAGAATGAGTGGTTACGACAGAGCTTTGTCCATTTTCTCGCCAGATGGCCACATTTTCCAAGTCGAGTACGCCCTGGAGGCTGTAAAGAGGGGTACCTGTGCCGTAGGTGTTAAGGGTAAGAATTGCGTGGTATTGGGTTGCGAAAGAAGGTCTACTTTGAAGCTACAAGACACCAGGATCACGCCTTCAAAAGTGTCTAAGATCGACTCGCATGTGGTTTTGTCGTTTTCGGGTCTAAATGCAGACTCCAGAATCTTAATCGAGAAGGCCAGAGTGGAGGCCCAGAGTCATAGACTTACGTTGGAGGATCCAGTGACGGTGGAGTACTTAACACGTTACGTGGCCGGTGTGCAGCAGAGATACACGCAGTCCGGTGGTGTCAGACCATTCGGTGTGTCCACGCTAATCGCCGGTTTCGACTCAAGAGATGATGAGCCCAAGCTCTACCAGACCGAACCAAGTGGTATATACTC
It encodes:
- the NGL1 gene encoding RNA exonuclease, which encodes MFSRRFIPVAQSTKQNIGKYVRKDARFTLLTYNMLSPSYMWPQVYTYVAERYKNWNYRHKLLEKELLTTFKADIMCLQEMTTGDYENYWRNSIGVDINYGSKFISKTPPKYWEKPIKDMDGVSIFYNLEKFDYISSSGIYLNQLLNVFNERELKYLYNKKVTLTDGASNVIGEDSLLDVLKGKNQVCLFVSLKHKESNTIFVVLNTHLYWKYDEVKLTQCMIIMRELSKIIKQLLPGDADAQEKVKILFTGDLNSTRDSLVVNFLQGQIVNHGDLNLVNPMRPYLDRCVYDDIPSDYFVHTCYSGKLKGIFDYVWYHDSDFLLTKILTGNEVSDELLASSQLGLPNENHPSDHIPLLTEFKIL
- the PRE6 gene encoding proteasome core particle subunit alpha 4 — encoded protein: MSGYDRALSIFSPDGHIFQVEYALEAVKRGTCAVGVKGKNCVVLGCERRSTLKLQDTRITPSKVSKIDSHVVLSFSGLNADSRILIEKARVEAQSHRLTLEDPVTVEYLTRYVAGVQQRYTQSGGVRPFGVSTLIAGFDSRDDEPKLYQTEPSGIYSSWSAQTIGRNSKTVREFLEKNYDRKEPPATVEECVKLTVRSLLEVVQTGAKNIEITVVRPDSEIVALNSDEINEYVTQIEQEKQEQQEQDKKKKSSH
- the RPS15 gene encoding 40S ribosomal protein uS19 produces the protein MSQAANVKKRVFKTHSYRGVDLEKLLEMSTEDFVKLAPARVRRRFARGMTSKPAGFMKKLRAAKLAAPESEKPTPVRTHMRNMIIVPEMIGSVVGIYNGKSFNQVEIRPEMLGHYLGEFSITYTPVRHGRAGATTSRFTPLK
- the RPP2A gene encoding ribosomal protein P2 alpha, encoding MKYLAAYLLLNAAGNTPDATKIKAVLESVGIEIEDEKVSSVLSALEGKSVDELVTEGNEKLAAVPAAGPASAGGAAAASGDAAAEEDKEEEAAEESDDDMGFGLFD
- the NOP12 gene encoding rRNA-processing protein NOP12, yielding MLIAIFSLSSFSLKLLYVAFSNSRHFVDKTVKYYPTDYHYTKIERENMSSAIDNLFGKVDEKKVESAVDKLFSSSCGPINKIQVKSKTRTVLPDSKKRERSTETSQEKVENKDAEVVEEQTEDATLPKPKKVKKTKNSDEDEGLEARYYAKLLNEESKDDKAKTVSGDKAASTTKSNDLTTPNASAAKKVDFKEDELEKAERTVFIGNILSTVITSKKVYKEFKKLFGTSPAVETEESDNDDEKEDAKKESSNPFAIESIRFRSISFDEALPRKVAFVQQKFHKSRDTVNAYIVYKNKSAVRQICSNLNGTLLQDHHLRVDAVAHPAPHDNKRSIFVGNLDFEEIEESLWKHFESCGDIEYVRIIRDSKTNVGKGFAYVQFKDLQSVNKALLLNEKPMKSQKQEDEDSKKPAKKARKLRVSRCKNMKRGTTVGAGLDKNGLTDSQRTKAGRAKKVLGKADRATLGQEITIEGQRAKKGEGSTHLKKRKQRSPTGRVTQRSIAFKKAQAEKTKK